In a genomic window of Candidatus Limnocylindria bacterium:
- the ilvC gene encoding ketol-acid reductoisomerase: MATVYYDKDADPRALRGKTIAVIGYGSQGHAHAQNLRDSGYDVIVGLQAGSKSWAKAEQDGFTVRETGDAARNAEVVALLVPDQNHREAYEKVAPYMGKGRTLLVAHAFSVHFGEVKPHPDADVVMIAPKAPGHRMREVFKEGKGVPALLAVYQDVSGKAEQTALAYAQGVGATRAGVITTTFAEEVETDWFGEQVILCGGISELMKASFDTLVDAGYQPEVAYFECVNEMKLIVDLIYEGGLSYMRYSVSDTAEFGDYTVGPRIIDARVRAEMKKVLSDIRDGTHAKKWIAEYRSGAKKLYAQRAKEQEQPLEQVGRRLRQMMP, encoded by the coding sequence ATGGCAACGGTGTATTACGACAAGGACGCCGACCCCAGGGCGCTGCGCGGCAAGACCATCGCCGTCATCGGTTATGGCAGCCAGGGTCACGCGCACGCGCAGAACCTCCGCGACAGCGGATACGACGTCATCGTCGGCCTGCAGGCCGGCAGCAAGAGCTGGGCGAAGGCGGAGCAGGACGGATTCACGGTCCGCGAGACCGGCGACGCGGCGCGCAACGCCGAGGTCGTCGCGCTGCTCGTGCCCGACCAGAACCACCGCGAGGCGTACGAGAAGGTCGCGCCGTACATGGGCAAGGGCCGGACGCTCCTCGTCGCGCACGCGTTCTCGGTGCACTTCGGCGAGGTGAAGCCGCATCCCGACGCCGATGTCGTGATGATCGCGCCCAAGGCGCCCGGGCACCGCATGCGCGAGGTCTTCAAGGAAGGCAAGGGCGTGCCGGCGCTCCTCGCCGTCTACCAGGACGTCTCCGGCAAGGCCGAGCAGACCGCCCTCGCGTACGCACAGGGCGTCGGTGCGACGCGCGCCGGCGTCATCACGACGACGTTCGCCGAGGAGGTGGAGACCGACTGGTTCGGCGAGCAGGTCATCCTCTGCGGCGGCATCAGCGAGCTCATGAAGGCGAGCTTCGACACGCTGGTCGACGCGGGATACCAGCCCGAGGTCGCGTACTTCGAGTGCGTCAATGAGATGAAGCTCATCGTCGACCTCATCTACGAGGGCGGGCTCTCGTACATGCGCTACTCCGTGTCTGACACCGCCGAGTTCGGCGACTACACGGTCGGGCCGCGGATCATCGACGCGCGCGTGCGCGCCGAGATGAAGAAGGTGCTCAGCGACATCCGCGACGGCACGCACGCGAAGAAGTGGATCGCGGAGTACCGCAGCGGCGCCAAGAAACTGTACGCGCAGCGTGCCAAGGAGCAGGAGCAGCCGCTCGAGCAGGTCGGGCGTCGCCTGCGCCAGATGATGCC